From the Acidilutibacter cellobiosedens genome, one window contains:
- the nifJ gene encoding pyruvate:ferredoxin (flavodoxin) oxidoreductase gives MSKVMKTMDGNTAAAYVAYAFTDVAAIYPITPSSTMAELIDDWSAHGKKNIFGQRVKVTEMQSEAGASGAVHGSLSAGALTSTFTASQGLLLMIPNMYKIAGELLPGVFHVSARALASHALSIFGDHQDVMATRQTGFALLCSGGVQEVMDLAGVAHLSAIKGKVPFLHFFDGFRTSHEIQKIEVIDYDVFKNLIDMDAVNEFRNRSLNPERPYVKGTAQNPDIYFQEREASNTFYEKIPDLVNDYMQEINKVTGRDYKPFNYYGDPEAENIIIAMGSVTETIEETIDYLRAKGEKVGVIKVHLYRPFSAKYFFDVLPKTVKKISVLDRTKEPGAIGEPLYIDVKSLFYGKGNAPLIVGGRYGLGSKDTTPSQIKAVYDNLKSENPKDGFTVGIVDDVTHLSLDVKDIIKTAPEGTIRCKFWGLGSDGTVGANKSAIKIIGDETDLYAQGYFSYDSKKSGGVTISHLRFGKKPIKSTYLIEESDFISCSKQAYLHQYDVLDGLRDGGTFLLNCTWKNEELEEKLPGNVKRYLAEHNINFYTIDATDIASKIGLGNRTNMIMQSAFFKLADVIPMEDAVKYLKKSIAKTYGRKGEEVVNMNYKAVDKGIELLNKVQVTSSWKDAKDDKEVSKKEVPDFIRNILEPMNRQEGDKLPVSTFVGMEDGIFPSGTAAYEKRGIAVNVPEWQIDKCIQCNQCSFVCPHAVIRPFLLNEEEVKNKPESFKTKKALGKGLEGLEYRIQISPLDCTGCGNCADICPAKGKALVMKPLEEQAETQIPNWEYAMKVSVKDDLMSLNSIKGSQFSQPLLEFSGACAGCGETPYAKLTTQLFGDRMIIANATGCSSIWGASAPSMPYCTNKEGKGPAWANSLFEDNAEYGYGMAVAVKQMRSKIEDLMKEFIALNIDQEISNVFDEWIKGKEDARSSKAAALKMLPLLKKEVSDERGKEILAEITELKDYLIKKSVWIFGGDGWAYDIGFGGLDHVLASGENINVLVFDTEVYSNTGGQSSKSTPTAAVAKFASSGKRIRKKDLGMIAASYGYVYVAQVSMGADKNQFIKALTEAENYDGPSLIIAYAPCINHGIRAGMGTTQNEEKKAVDTGYWHLYRYNPLLKEEGKNPFILDSKEPKEPFMDFINGEVRYTSLKKTFPESADELFKKAEEDAKERYEKYKKMAE, from the coding sequence ATGTCAAAAGTTATGAAGACCATGGACGGAAATACGGCAGCTGCATATGTAGCCTATGCATTTACAGATGTGGCGGCAATATATCCTATTACACCTTCTTCTACAATGGCGGAATTGATTGATGATTGGTCGGCCCATGGCAAAAAAAATATTTTCGGACAAAGAGTAAAGGTTACAGAAATGCAATCGGAAGCAGGAGCAAGCGGGGCAGTCCATGGCTCACTTTCAGCCGGAGCATTAACTTCGACCTTTACCGCATCTCAAGGCTTGTTGCTTATGATACCTAATATGTATAAGATTGCAGGAGAATTGCTTCCGGGAGTGTTTCACGTTTCCGCAAGAGCATTGGCAAGTCATGCATTGTCTATCTTTGGAGATCACCAGGATGTTATGGCTACAAGGCAGACAGGATTTGCATTGCTTTGTTCGGGAGGAGTTCAGGAAGTAATGGATTTGGCAGGAGTTGCACATCTAAGTGCAATAAAGGGAAAGGTGCCTTTCTTGCATTTCTTTGACGGTTTTAGAACAAGTCATGAAATTCAAAAGATAGAAGTAATAGATTATGATGTATTTAAAAATTTAATTGATATGGATGCAGTTAATGAATTCAGGAATCGTTCTTTAAATCCTGAAAGACCTTATGTAAAAGGAACTGCTCAAAATCCTGATATTTATTTTCAGGAAAGAGAAGCCTCAAATACATTTTATGAAAAGATACCTGATCTGGTTAACGATTATATGCAGGAGATAAACAAAGTTACAGGAAGAGATTATAAGCCTTTTAATTATTACGGAGATCCGGAAGCTGAAAATATAATAATAGCTATGGGGTCAGTAACGGAAACTATAGAAGAAACAATTGACTATTTGAGAGCAAAGGGTGAGAAAGTAGGAGTAATAAAGGTACATCTATACAGACCTTTCTCAGCAAAATATTTCTTCGATGTTCTTCCCAAGACTGTTAAGAAAATATCCGTGTTGGACAGAACTAAAGAGCCGGGAGCAATAGGTGAACCCTTATATATTGATGTGAAATCATTGTTCTATGGAAAAGGAAATGCTCCTTTAATTGTAGGTGGGAGATATGGATTAGGATCAAAGGATACTACTCCGTCACAAATAAAAGCGGTTTATGACAATCTTAAATCTGAAAATCCAAAAGATGGTTTTACTGTAGGCATAGTAGATGATGTAACTCATTTGTCCTTAGATGTAAAGGATATAATAAAGACCGCTCCTGAAGGAACGATCAGATGTAAATTCTGGGGTTTAGGCTCAGACGGTACAGTTGGAGCCAACAAGAGTGCTATAAAAATTATAGGTGATGAAACAGATCTTTATGCTCAAGGATATTTTTCCTATGACTCCAAAAAATCCGGCGGAGTAACTATATCCCATTTAAGATTTGGGAAGAAACCTATAAAATCGACTTACCTCATTGAGGAATCAGATTTTATATCATGTTCAAAACAGGCTTATTTGCATCAATATGACGTTTTAGACGGACTAAGAGACGGAGGTACATTCCTTCTTAATTGTACCTGGAAAAATGAAGAATTGGAAGAGAAGCTCCCCGGAAATGTAAAAAGATATTTAGCAGAACATAATATAAATTTTTATACAATAGATGCTACAGATATAGCAAGTAAAATAGGCCTTGGAAACAGAACAAACATGATTATGCAGTCGGCTTTCTTCAAACTTGCCGATGTTATTCCTATGGAGGATGCGGTTAAATACCTGAAGAAATCCATAGCTAAAACTTACGGCAGAAAAGGTGAAGAAGTAGTTAATATGAACTATAAGGCTGTAGATAAAGGAATTGAATTGTTAAATAAAGTTCAGGTGACATCTTCATGGAAAGACGCTAAAGATGATAAAGAAGTTTCCAAGAAAGAAGTTCCGGATTTTATAAGGAATATTTTGGAACCTATGAATAGACAAGAGGGAGATAAACTTCCGGTAAGCACGTTTGTAGGAATGGAAGACGGAATATTCCCCAGCGGAACTGCTGCTTATGAAAAGAGAGGAATAGCAGTAAATGTTCCCGAATGGCAGATAGATAAATGTATTCAATGTAACCAATGTTCTTTCGTTTGTCCTCATGCAGTAATAAGGCCGTTTTTGCTAAATGAAGAAGAAGTTAAAAATAAACCTGAAAGTTTTAAAACCAAAAAAGCTTTAGGAAAAGGCCTTGAAGGATTGGAATACAGGATTCAGATAAGTCCGTTGGATTGTACCGGCTGCGGAAATTGCGCGGATATTTGTCCTGCCAAGGGTAAGGCTTTAGTTATGAAGCCACTGGAAGAACAAGCAGAAACTCAAATTCCGAATTGGGAATATGCAATGAAAGTATCAGTTAAAGATGATTTGATGTCTTTAAACAGTATTAAGGGAAGCCAGTTTTCACAGCCTCTGCTTGAATTCTCGGGAGCTTGTGCCGGATGTGGAGAGACACCTTATGCAAAACTTACAACTCAGTTGTTTGGAGACAGGATGATTATAGCTAATGCTACAGGCTGTTCATCAATATGGGGAGCAAGCGCGCCTTCAATGCCTTATTGTACTAATAAAGAAGGTAAAGGACCGGCTTGGGCAAATTCCTTGTTTGAAGATAATGCCGAATATGGTTATGGAATGGCTGTAGCAGTTAAACAAATGAGAAGCAAAATTGAAGATTTAATGAAGGAGTTTATTGCGTTAAATATAGACCAAGAGATATCAAATGTATTTGATGAGTGGATAAAGGGAAAAGAAGATGCAAGAAGCTCAAAAGCTGCGGCTCTTAAGATGCTTCCTCTTTTGAAAAAAGAAGTGTCTGATGAGAGAGGCAAGGAAATACTTGCAGAAATTACGGAATTAAAGGATTATCTAATCAAGAAATCCGTATGGATCTTCGGCGGTGACGGCTGGGCATATGATATAGGCTTTGGAGGACTTGACCATGTGTTGGCATCGGGAGAAAATATCAATGTATTGGTATTTGATACAGAGGTATATTCAAATACAGGAGGTCAGTCTTCAAAATCTACTCCGACAGCGGCTGTTGCTAAATTTGCTTCTTCGGGAAAAAGGATTAGAAAGAAAGATTTAGGAATGATTGCAGCATCTTATGGATATGTATATGTGGCACAGGTATCCATGGGAGCGGATAAGAACCAGTTCATTAAAGCTCTGACCGAAGCGGAAAATTATGACGGACCATCATTAATAATAGCTTATGCTCCATGTATTAATCATGGAATCAGAGCAGGGATGGGAACTACTCAAAATGAAGAAAAGAAAGCAGTAGATACAGGATACTGGCATCTGTACAGATATAATCCTCTTCTTAAAGAAGAAGGAAAGAATCCGTTTATATTGGATTCCAAGGAACCAAAAGAACCGTTTATGGATTTCATCAACGGTGAAGTAAGATATACTTCTTTAAAGAAGACTTTCCCCGAATCGGCAGATGAGCTATTCAAGAAAGCCGAGGAAGATGCTAAGGAAAGATATGAGAAATATAAAAAGATGGCTGAATAA
- a CDS encoding S66 peptidase family protein → MRNIKRWLNKFESIKDGEAQLLHLLHNNRKFYKNTGYNVINKGRACGKILGGNLCTLNLLQGTEFMPDLKDAVLFIEDDELTFPENFDRDLQSLIHQPDFERVKGIVIGRFQLASGMGDEKLVKIIRSKRELKNIPVISNVDFGHTTPNMTFPIGGYVELIADKEAEIMIKDH, encoded by the coding sequence ATGAGAAATATAAAAAGATGGCTGAATAAATTTGAATCAATAAAAGATGGAGAAGCTCAGCTTCTCCATCTTTTACATAATAACAGAAAGTTTTATAAAAATACAGGATATAATGTAATAAATAAAGGCAGGGCCTGTGGAAAAATATTGGGAGGGAATCTATGTACTTTAAACTTACTGCAGGGAACTGAGTTCATGCCGGATTTAAAGGATGCAGTATTGTTTATTGAAGATGATGAGTTGACTTTCCCGGAGAATTTTGATAGAGATTTACAATCCTTAATACATCAGCCGGATTTTGAAAGAGTAAAAGGAATTGTTATAGGAAGATTTCAACTTGCATCCGGAATGGGAGACGAAAAATTAGTTAAAATAATAAGATCTAAAAGGGAATTAAAGAATATACCCGTAATTTCAAATGTGGATTTTGGACACACAACTCCCAATATGACTTTTCCTATTGGAGGTTATGTGGAATTAATTGCAGATAAAGAAGCTGAGATAATGATTAAAGACCATTAA
- a CDS encoding ABC transporter substrate-binding protein — protein MSVRVIKILSGIILIIFMIFWSYNMIFKDIKSLIPAEEELYSGIINIGDFPRLTAETGSKYGWIQERIKRFEKRYPGIYIEFTPMDEKEGYSKMKEEMDKGNFPDIIPVNNMFPYFDKLQPLNGYFTEEELESLRIQATNEIKEENDFLSLPVMLTTYTMYLNLDLFNERGVSPPLDGNWTYEEFVDVLKKLTYDSDGDGIVDRYGFLSFVEEDSYNIWGMIISDGAQIIDPKRDRYAFYGEKSMKGLEKVMDLKTKYEVAPGLFGYLDESECWEMFTKEKAIGVYPGGSWLIPTLQRLKDSGEGFNFDIANYPMGDEKLPTVLSSGIISYGIMKGEDEKKTDMCVRFLKYLLEESSQRSLESIGTFPVIRGIEGMYSDDIYMQRIEDSLSYTRYIPVSEEWIGIEKVIQQEVKFAIQGYKTSYEAIEDAKNRVELLLQ, from the coding sequence ATGAGTGTAAGAGTAATTAAAATATTATCGGGAATTATTTTAATTATTTTCATGATATTTTGGAGTTATAATATGATTTTTAAGGATATAAAAAGTTTAATTCCTGCTGAAGAAGAACTTTATTCCGGAATTATAAATATTGGGGATTTTCCCCGGTTAACTGCTGAGACAGGAAGTAAATACGGGTGGATTCAGGAAAGAATAAAAAGATTTGAAAAAAGATATCCGGGAATATACATTGAATTTACTCCAATGGATGAAAAAGAAGGATATAGTAAAATGAAGGAAGAAATGGATAAAGGAAATTTTCCCGATATTATTCCGGTGAACAATATGTTTCCTTATTTTGATAAACTGCAGCCTTTAAACGGGTACTTTACGGAAGAAGAGTTGGAAAGTTTGAGAATTCAGGCAACGAATGAAATTAAGGAAGAAAATGATTTTCTGTCTCTTCCCGTAATGCTTACTACTTATACTATGTATCTCAATTTAGATTTATTTAATGAAAGAGGGGTATCTCCTCCTCTGGACGGAAATTGGACCTATGAAGAATTTGTTGACGTTCTTAAAAAGCTCACTTATGATTCTGACGGAGATGGAATAGTCGACAGATATGGTTTTTTATCATTTGTAGAAGAAGACAGCTATAATATTTGGGGAATGATTATCAGTGACGGAGCTCAAATAATTGATCCGAAAAGGGATAGATATGCTTTTTATGGGGAAAAATCTATGAAGGGGTTAGAAAAGGTAATGGACTTGAAAACCAAATATGAGGTAGCTCCGGGGCTGTTCGGATATTTAGACGAAAGTGAATGTTGGGAAATGTTTACAAAGGAGAAGGCTATTGGGGTATATCCCGGAGGGAGCTGGCTGATTCCCACACTTCAAAGATTAAAGGATTCGGGAGAGGGATTTAACTTTGATATTGCAAATTATCCTATGGGGGATGAAAAGCTTCCGACCGTGCTAAGCAGCGGAATAATTTCTTATGGAATAATGAAAGGGGAAGATGAGAAAAAAACGGATATGTGTGTAAGGTTCTTAAAGTATCTGTTAGAAGAAAGTTCTCAAAGATCATTGGAATCTATAGGAACATTTCCGGTAATAAGGGGAATAGAAGGGATGTATTCAGACGATATATATATGCAGAGAATAGAAGACAGTCTGTCTTATACAAGGTATATTCCAGTAAGTGAAGAATGGATTGGAATAGAGAAGGTAATACAGCAGGAAGTTAAGTTTGCAATACAGGGGTATAAAACTTCTTATGAGGCTATAGAGGATGCTAAAAATAGAGTGGAATTATTACTGCAATAA
- the murB gene encoding UDP-N-acetylmuramate dehydrogenase gives MENIKNIFNDVIIKGSVLIDEPMKAHTSFKIGGPADLMVIPGNEGELLNAVNICRNNKINFYIMGNGTNLLVSDKGIRGVVIKVGDGLGEIRIENNIIKAGAGALLSTVSKVAMKNLLEGMEFASGIPGSIGGAVMMNAGAYGGEMKDIISRVKCLNEDGDIVYFNRDEMNFRYRKSRIGDENLIALEAEIELDCGDKEEIEKKMNELRDRRNLKQPLNVPSGGSTFKRPEGFFAGKLIEDSGLRGLRFGGAQVSEKHCGFIVNIDNATCEDVKKLIRIVQKVVQDNFDLTLEPEIKIIGEE, from the coding sequence TTGGAAAATATCAAAAATATTTTTAACGATGTTATAATTAAAGGAAGCGTGCTTATTGATGAACCGATGAAAGCTCATACTTCATTTAAAATAGGGGGACCGGCAGATTTAATGGTTATACCGGGAAATGAAGGAGAACTTTTAAATGCTGTAAACATATGCAGAAATAATAAAATTAACTTTTATATAATGGGAAATGGAACTAATTTGTTGGTGAGCGACAAGGGAATAAGGGGAGTAGTCATAAAGGTCGGAGATGGGTTAGGTGAGATAAGGATAGAAAACAATATTATTAAAGCGGGAGCCGGAGCATTGTTGAGTACTGTAAGCAAGGTTGCCATGAAGAATTTACTTGAAGGGATGGAATTCGCAAGCGGGATTCCCGGGAGCATAGGCGGAGCCGTAATGATGAATGCGGGAGCTTATGGCGGTGAAATGAAAGATATAATAAGCCGAGTGAAATGCTTAAATGAAGATGGAGATATAGTATATTTTAACAGAGATGAGATGAATTTCAGGTATAGAAAAAGTCGAATAGGAGATGAAAATTTAATAGCATTGGAAGCAGAAATTGAACTTGATTGCGGAGATAAAGAAGAAATTGAAAAGAAAATGAATGAATTAAGAGACAGAAGAAATTTAAAACAACCTCTGAATGTTCCCAGCGGGGGAAGTACTTTCAAAAGGCCTGAAGGATTTTTTGCGGGGAAACTTATTGAAGATTCGGGGCTTAGAGGTTTGAGATTCGGAGGAGCACAAGTTTCGGAAAAACACTGCGGATTTATTGTTAATATAGATAATGCAACATGTGAAGATGTTAAGAAATTAATAAGAATAGTACAGAAAGTTGTTCAAGATAATTTTGATCTTACATTAGAACCTGAGATAAAAATAATTGGAGAAGAGTAG
- a CDS encoding PHP domain-containing protein: MKIYGDYHTHTVFSHGKGTIRENAEAGIKKGLKEIAITDHGFRHISYGVKRKNIKVMREEINALNREYEGRIRILLGIEANVIGYDGKIDVDDEMLSYLDIMLLGYHFGAIPSTFSDGNKLYFLNLLGKISLSIREKMAEQNTEALINAMNRYPVDIITHPGSKVPVDIKRLSRAAAERGVSLEINSHHSQLSVENIRIAMEEEVTFYINSDAHIPKDVGNIDEGIERALKAGLPFERILNIRK, translated from the coding sequence ATGAAAATATACGGAGACTATCATACTCATACTGTATTCAGTCATGGAAAAGGTACTATAAGAGAAAATGCGGAAGCAGGGATTAAAAAAGGACTTAAGGAAATTGCCATAACAGATCATGGATTTAGGCATATATCTTATGGAGTAAAGCGAAAGAATATCAAGGTAATGAGAGAAGAAATAAATGCCTTGAATCGGGAATATGAGGGAAGAATAAGAATATTGCTTGGAATAGAAGCAAACGTAATAGGATATGATGGGAAAATAGATGTAGATGATGAGATGCTGAGTTATCTTGATATTATGCTTTTGGGATATCATTTTGGAGCAATCCCGTCTACATTTTCCGACGGAAACAAGTTATATTTTTTAAACCTTTTGGGGAAAATATCTTTATCAATTAGGGAGAAAATGGCAGAGCAAAATACGGAGGCTCTTATAAATGCTATGAATAGATATCCCGTAGATATTATTACTCATCCAGGCTCAAAAGTACCGGTGGATATTAAGCGGCTATCTCGTGCAGCTGCTGAGAGAGGAGTTTCTCTGGAAATAAATTCTCACCACAGTCAGCTTTCTGTGGAAAATATCAGAATTGCAATGGAAGAAGAAGTTACATTTTATATAAACAGTGATGCTCATATACCGAAAGATGTAGGAAATATTGATGAAGGTATAGAAAGAGCATTAAAAGCGGGATTACCTTTTGAGAGGATATTGAACATAAGAAAATAG
- the rapZ gene encoding RNase adapter RapZ, with translation MEFLIITGLSGSGKSQAMKAMEDIGYYCMDNLPPQLLPKFAELCYQSKSNIQKVAVVVDIRGGIFFDDLFESLNTLKIQGFKYRILFLDTADSELVKRYKELRRPHPLSPTGRIIDGISKERELFREVKRRADYIIDTTNLTIGMLKREIETIFLEGKESKKLTILVVSFGFKHGILLDADLVFDVRFLPNPYYIPELKNFTGNDDNVRDYVLKWEQTKIFIEKLKDMLDFLIPYYIKEGKTQLVIGIGCTGGVHRSVSIANVIYKELKEKGNRIILRHRDLK, from the coding sequence ATGGAATTTTTGATAATAACAGGCCTTTCCGGCTCAGGAAAAAGCCAGGCTATGAAAGCCATGGAGGATATTGGTTATTATTGTATGGACAACCTTCCGCCTCAACTTCTTCCTAAATTTGCGGAATTATGTTATCAGTCTAAGAGTAATATACAAAAAGTAGCGGTAGTTGTTGATATCAGAGGAGGAATATTTTTTGATGATTTATTTGAGAGCCTTAATACACTGAAAATTCAAGGGTTTAAATACAGAATTTTGTTTTTGGATACGGCAGACAGTGAATTGGTAAAAAGATATAAGGAATTGAGACGTCCTCATCCTTTAAGTCCTACGGGAAGAATAATAGATGGAATTTCTAAGGAGAGGGAACTTTTTAGGGAAGTTAAAAGGAGGGCTGACTATATTATTGATACCACCAATTTAACTATTGGTATGCTTAAGAGGGAAATAGAAACCATATTTCTTGAAGGAAAAGAATCTAAAAAGCTTACAATTTTGGTAGTTTCTTTCGGATTTAAGCATGGTATATTGCTGGATGCGGATTTGGTCTTTGACGTGAGATTTCTTCCCAATCCTTATTATATTCCGGAGCTTAAGAACTTTACAGGAAATGATGATAATGTAAGGGATTATGTACTGAAGTGGGAACAGACAAAAATTTTTATTGAAAAGTTGAAAGATATGCTTGACTTTCTCATACCATATTATATAAAGGAAGGAAAAACTCAATTGGTGATTGGAATCGGATGTACCGGCGGGGTCCATCGCTCGGTGTCCATTGCCAATGTTATATACAAAGAATTAAAAGAAAAAGGAAACAGAATTATTTTGCGCCATAGGGATTTAAAGTAA
- a CDS encoding gluconeogenesis factor YvcK family protein: MNTGKSVRKKFLSKGPKIVAIGGGTGLSILLRGMKEYTSNITAIVTVADDGGGSGILREDLDMLPPGDIRSCILALANTEPTMARLLQYRFKEGSLKGQNFGNLFIAAMNEIYGSFEVAVRETCNVLAVTGKVLPVTLEKVKLHAVLKNGEKVHGESNIPLINKAMSSQIDHVYIEPEISFPMKEAIDAIEEADAIVLGPGSLYTSVIPNLLIKDMADTISAADGIKIYISNVMTQPGETDGYSLWDHVNAIIYHSREDLIDYVIANVEEIPEETLKKYSEDGATPVIFSKEDEEKLNSIGIGIIKENLIDIKKNYIRHDSIKLCEIITRMAKEKRAKKAFD; the protein is encoded by the coding sequence ATGAATACTGGAAAATCGGTAAGAAAAAAATTTTTGTCCAAGGGACCTAAAATTGTGGCTATAGGAGGAGGAACGGGACTTTCCATATTATTAAGAGGAATGAAAGAATATACATCTAATATAACCGCTATAGTAACGGTAGCAGATGACGGGGGAGGTTCTGGAATATTAAGAGAAGATTTGGATATGCTTCCTCCGGGAGATATAAGAAGTTGTATTCTGGCTCTTGCAAATACGGAACCGACAATGGCAAGATTATTACAGTACAGGTTTAAAGAAGGAAGTCTCAAGGGACAGAATTTCGGGAATCTTTTTATTGCTGCAATGAATGAAATATATGGAAGTTTTGAAGTAGCAGTGAGGGAAACCTGTAATGTTTTGGCGGTAACCGGAAAGGTTCTGCCGGTAACTCTGGAAAAGGTAAAGCTTCATGCGGTTCTTAAAAACGGGGAAAAAGTTCACGGGGAGTCAAATATTCCTTTGATAAATAAAGCAATGTCCAGCCAAATTGACCATGTATATATAGAACCGGAAATCAGTTTTCCCATGAAAGAAGCTATTGATGCTATAGAAGAAGCGGATGCTATTGTACTGGGACCCGGAAGTTTATATACCAGTGTTATACCGAATCTTTTAATAAAGGATATGGCCGATACCATATCGGCTGCAGATGGAATTAAAATTTATATTTCTAATGTAATGACTCAGCCTGGAGAAACTGACGGATATTCCTTATGGGATCATGTAAATGCAATAATTTACCATAGCAGAGAGGATTTAATAGATTATGTAATTGCAAATGTAGAAGAGATACCTGAAGAGACTCTCAAAAAATACAGTGAAGATGGGGCTACTCCTGTAATTTTTTCAAAGGAGGATGAAGAAAAGTTGAATTCCATAGGAATTGGGATAATAAAGGAAAATCTTATTGATATAAAGAAAAATTATATTCGCCATGACAGCATAAAATTATGTGAAATAATTACAAGAATGGCAAAAGAAAAGAGAGCGAAAAAGGCTTTTGATTAG
- a CDS encoding NUDIX hydrolase — protein MLQEISAGGVVVFSNTILLLKKFNGDWVLPKGRIEKSEKIGDTALREVFEEGGVKAQILKYIGKVSYKFSNVREDEIIYKTVHWYLMTTKSMECVPQKSEGFAEAAFVYMGRVPDIIKYKDERNIVLKAISLINV, from the coding sequence ATGTTGCAGGAGATAAGTGCTGGAGGTGTAGTAGTGTTTAGCAATACTATTCTTCTTTTAAAAAAATTCAATGGCGATTGGGTATTGCCTAAAGGGAGAATTGAAAAATCAGAAAAGATAGGAGATACGGCTTTAAGAGAAGTATTTGAAGAAGGTGGGGTAAAGGCACAAATACTAAAGTATATTGGAAAAGTAAGTTATAAATTTAGCAATGTACGAGAAGATGAAATTATTTATAAAACCGTCCATTGGTATCTTATGACTACGAAGAGTATGGAGTGCGTTCCGCAGAAAAGTGAGGGATTTGCTGAAGCGGCTTTCGTTTATATGGGCCGGGTTCCGGACATAATTAAATATAAAGATGAAAGAAATATTGTTTTAAAAGCAATATCTTTGATTAATGTATAG
- the whiA gene encoding DNA-binding protein WhiA, producing the protein MSFSTLTKNELSRIPIKNNCCMKAELASLLKTNGSIQINGRKKIHLKLITENAAIARRIFTLLKTLYNSEIEVMVRKNRQLKKNNSYFIVISNSQQTIEILKDLGLIEDILSKNCLTTYKIPKKLVEKRCCKRAYIRGAFLGGGSISNPEKTYHLEFVVNSLEHAEGLSRLINSFSLNSKIVLRKENYVVYLKEGEQIVDLLNIMGAHSALLDLENIRVIKEVRNNINRIVNCETANLGKTIDASLRQIENIEYIKSTIGLNKIPKSLSDLAYVRLSHKDSSLKELGKMLDPPVGKSGVNHRFRKIENIAEDIKRERRN; encoded by the coding sequence ATGTCTTTTTCCACGCTGACAAAGAATGAACTTTCAAGAATTCCTATTAAAAATAACTGTTGCATGAAGGCAGAATTAGCTTCTCTTTTGAAGACCAATGGATCAATTCAAATAAATGGCAGAAAAAAAATACATTTAAAATTGATAACTGAAAATGCCGCTATTGCGAGAAGGATATTTACATTATTGAAAACGTTATATAATAGTGAAATTGAAGTAATGGTAAGAAAAAACAGGCAGCTTAAAAAGAATAACAGTTATTTCATAGTAATTTCAAATAGTCAGCAGACGATAGAAATATTAAAGGACTTAGGATTGATAGAAGATATTTTATCAAAAAATTGTTTGACCACTTATAAAATACCGAAAAAATTAGTAGAAAAGAGGTGCTGTAAGAGGGCCTATATCAGAGGGGCTTTTTTAGGGGGTGGTTCTATTAGTAATCCGGAAAAAACATATCATTTAGAGTTTGTTGTAAATTCTCTGGAACATGCTGAAGGACTTTCCCGTTTAATTAACAGTTTTTCTTTAAATTCCAAAATTGTCTTAAGAAAAGAGAATTATGTTGTATATTTAAAAGAAGGAGAACAGATAGTGGATCTCCTGAATATAATGGGTGCACACTCTGCCTTGCTGGATTTGGAAAATATCAGGGTGATTAAAGAAGTGCGAAATAATATTAACAGAATAGTGAATTGTGAGACTGCTAATCTGGGAAAAACTATAGATGCTTCTTTAAGGCAAATTGAAAATATAGAATATATTAAAAGTACCATTGGATTAAATAAAATTCCTAAAAGTCTTTCCGATTTGGCATATGTGAGATTGAGCCATAAAGATTCAAGCCTTAAAGAATTGGGAAAGATGCTTGATCCTCCGGTAGGTAAATCCGGAGTCAATCATCGGTTTAGAAAAATAGAAAATATTGCAGAAGATATCAAAAGAGAAAGGAGAAATTAG
- a CDS encoding HPr family phosphocarrier protein, protein MYSKKVIINNEVGLHARPAALFVRVANKFLSQINIESKGRKVNGKSIMGVMSLGAFQGEEIIITARGEDEKEAVEALVELLSKKLEDI, encoded by the coding sequence ATGTATTCAAAGAAGGTTATTATAAATAATGAGGTTGGGCTCCATGCAAGACCTGCAGCGCTGTTTGTTCGAGTTGCAAATAAGTTTTTAAGTCAGATAAATATTGAATCAAAAGGCAGAAAAGTAAACGGCAAGAGTATAATGGGAGTGATGTCCTTAGGAGCATTCCAGGGAGAGGAGATAATTATTACAGCCAGAGGAGAGGATGAAAAAGAAGCTGTTGAAGCTTTGGTAGAATTGCTTTCAAAGAAGTTGGAAGATATATAG